In Pseudobythopirellula maris, the genomic stretch CGGCACGGGCCAGTGGTACGGCACGTCGGCCCGCGGCTTGGCGGTCGACATTGGTCTGGGAACCCCCGAAGAATTCCCCCGCTTCACGAAGTACTGGATCCAGCCTCCCACCAGCGACTCGGAAGACCCCGAGGTGGTGTGGGCGTTGATGGACAGCCCGGCGGTGAGCGGGGCGTACGAGTTCCGCGTGTCGCCCGGCGAAGCAACCGAGGTGTTTGTTACTGCGCACGTGTGGATGCGGCACGGCGTGCAGAAGCTGGCCGTGGCGCCGCTCACCAGCATGTTCATGTGGGACGCCGACCATCAGCCCGAAGGAGACCACCGCCCCGAAGTGCACGACGCCGACGCGCTGGTCATTCATGGCGCCACGCCCGAGGGCGAGACCTGGGTGTGGCGAGACCTGGAGCGCCCCGACCGTCCGAAGGTGAGCTCCTGGCCGCTTGAGAACCTGTACGGCTTCGGGCTCGTGCAGAGCGAACGCGACCCGGCCAAATACAACGATAACGAAGCGCACTACCACGAGCGGCCCAACGTGTGGGTCGATGTCGGCGCCCGTTGGCCGTGGGGCCCGGGGCGGGTCGAGCTGCTGGAGCTCGACGCCAAGCACGAGGGCATGGACAACATCGGCGCGTATTACGTTTTCGACACCGACCGAGTCGATTTCAAGGAAGCGTTCACACTCAACTACCGTGTCGTCTTCAGCAAACAAGCGCCTGAAGACACAGCGACGGAGCGTGTGGCCCAGGTCGAGCCCGAGTCTTACCTCGGCAAGCTTCGAGTGAATCGCCGCATTGCCGCGGGCATGCCCGGCAGCTCGTCCTCTGCACCGTAATCGCGAATCGGCGTTCCCAACCCGCCTTCCAACACCCACCTCTCCCCACCACCCACCCCAGGCGATCAACGTCTTTAGAGACCTCGATCACACAGGAAACCGATAAGATGGCAACCACGCTCCCCACCCCCTGCAGCCACGCCCCCCAAGAGAAGCCCGCTTCTCACGTGGAGACGTTCGCCCGCACCGCGGTGTCGGATTACGCTCAAGCCCAGGGCGCCCGCGACCCGGTCGCGATTGCGCGTTTTGCGGTCGCGTGCGTCGAGGCCGCGAGCCGCCGCGAGGGGGTCAGCCTTGCTTCACTCCCCGAAGAGGCCCTCGACGAGGCCGCCAGCCGGATAATCACGATCGCTCAGAAAGGAACGCGGCTTTCGCCCCCCGCCGGAGCCAGCGCGCCGAAGTTCAAACGTGGCCGCATGCCCGAGCAACCCCTGGGCGAGCTGCTGGAGCCGATGGCCCGCGTGCGTGAGAGTCGTGTTATCGGCGCGTTTAGCAGCGTGTTGACGCTCTGCCTCGGCAAGGTCGGCATCGGCGGCTAGGCCGATCCCCTTGCTACTATCCCGTCGAGCACTCTCAAACCGGCCTGCCTCGTGTGAGGCGCACCACTTTTTATGCACCCCGATCATTTCAATCAGCGCGAAGACACCTCGTGGCGTGGCGCTCTCACCGCGCTTGTGGCGGCGATCATCGGCGCCACAGCCGCGGCGATCGTGTGGCGCGCCGCCACGCCTTTTGGCGCCACGCTGGCCGACTACGTGCTCGCGGGGCTGATGTTCGTGCTGACCTCTTGGATCGCGCTGTGGTGCACGCTCGCCACGGTCGGATTCGTGCGGCTCGTGCTGCGTGGCCCCGAACCCACGATCGAGCCGCCCGGGGCCGATGAGCGGATCGCACGCACCGCGGTGCTGATGCCGATCTACAACGAGACCGTGGCCGAGGTGATTGCGCGTGTCGAGGCGATGCGGCAATCGCTCGCGCGCATGGGCCGCGGCGGCGACTTCGATTTCTTCCTGCTGAGTGACTCGACCAACCCGCGTCGCTGGCTCGAGGAGGAGAGCCTGTGGCTGCGGATGGACCGCAGCGCCGCGCTGCCGAGCGTTTACTACCGCCACCGCCGCGAGAATAGTCGCCGCAAGGTCGGCAACCTGCACGATTTCTGCGTCCGCTGGGGCAAGCTCTACGACTACATGCTCGTGCTCGACGCCGACAGCCTCGTCGAGGGCGCGGTGATGGTCGAGCTCGCTCGCCGCATGGACCGCGACCCGGCGCTCGGCATCCTGCAAACACCGCCGCTGCCGTTGGGCGATGGCTCGATCCTCGCCCGCGGCCAGCAGTTCGTTAGCCGCTTGTGCGGCCCGGTGCTGGCCGAGGGCTTGTCGTGGATCTGCGGCGACGGAGGCAACTACTGGGGCCACAACGCCATCATCCGCACACGCGCGTTCATGCGCCACTGCGGGCTATCCGACCTGCCGGGCGCCAAGCCGCTCGGCGGCGAGGTGCTCAGCCACGACTTTGTCGAGGCTGCCCTGATGGGCCGCGCCGGCTACAAGGTGCGCCTCGCGACCGATTTGACGGCGAGCTATGAAACCACCCCCTCCACGCTCCCGGAGTACGCCCAACGCGACCAACGATGGTGCCAGGGCAACCTGCAGCACAGCCGCCTGGTGGTGAGTCGAGGCATCCCGCTCAGCAACCGCTTCCATTTCGCCACGGGCGTCATGGCGTACGGCTCCTCGCCGCTGTGGCTCGCGTTCTTGCTCGTCAGCCCGCTGGCGTTGATGGCGACCGAAGCGGCCGCTAGCGCCTGGCTCGGCCTGGGGCTGTTCGGCTTTGTCATGGCGATGCTGCTGCTGCCGCGATTCTACGGGATCGTGCTCGCCTGCAACGACACCGCCACGATCCGCGGCTACGGCGGCGAGGAGCGGCTCGTGGCGAGCGCGGCGTTCGAGTTCCTCACCTCGGTGCTGGTCGCCCCGGTGATGATGATGCTGCACACGCTCTTTGTCGTCACGACGCTCCGCGGCGAGACGGTGGAGTGGGCTTCGCAAGACCGCTCGGCCGAGGGGGTAAGCTGGCGTCAGGCTTGGTCGTTGCACAAGTGGCACACCATGGCGGGCGTGCTGACGGCGGCGGCCTCGATCTACCTGTCGACGACGCTCGCCGTGTGGCTCGCCCCGATCTGGCTCGGCCTCGTGCTCTCGGCCCCGATGTGCGTGGCGATCAGCTCGCGTCGGCTCGGACTGCGGGCGCGTCGCTGGGGCCTGCTGGCCGTGCCGGAAGAGTCCGAGCCTCCGGCGGTCGTCGCCGCCTACGAGCGCATCGTCAAGTCGATCGAGGCTCGCGGTTCGTCGGTCGACTTGCTCGGCTTCCTGAGCAACGCTCAAACGCTCGAGCAGCATTGCCGCAACCTCCACGAGACCGAGCAGCAGGCGGCTTGCGACTCGGTCGTAGCGGAACGACTTGAGCGGCTGGTGGCGAGCGGTCGTTTAGAAGAGGCCACGCCACTCGAAGAACGCAGTGCGCTCTGCGATCCCGACCTCCTGTGGCGACTGCACCGCAAGGTCTGGGCCGCGAGGCTCAAGGCCTCGCAAGCCGCTAGCCCCATCCTCGCATCGCACTTCGATGCCACAAGCAGCCCGCTGCCGACGCATCTGTGACGGCTGCGCAATGGTTACTCTTTGGGGCTTTTCGCCTCACGCTTATCCGTTTGATCTTCGCGGAGAGCTTCCTTCGAGCCAAGCGTGTCGACCCTCACCCGGAAGGCGGTTTGAGTCATTTCGCGATGGGGCGCATTGCTAAACGAGAGC encodes the following:
- a CDS encoding glucan biosynthesis protein, which produces MSPPTLSRLAVVACLAAAPVSALAAPEPAEVRSFEDVVAMASEQAAVQHQPPTRAPQELLDLDYDGYRKIAVRHENAMWRDEDRKTWAEFYPAGSIFEYPVDVYVVDEDKTRRVEYGPQWFQFRGETERLADSEGGLAGMRLLTRLPGNEHKTEFVSFLGASYYRAIGTGQWYGTSARGLAVDIGLGTPEEFPRFTKYWIQPPTSDSEDPEVVWALMDSPAVSGAYEFRVSPGEATEVFVTAHVWMRHGVQKLAVAPLTSMFMWDADHQPEGDHRPEVHDADALVIHGATPEGETWVWRDLERPDRPKVSSWPLENLYGFGLVQSERDPAKYNDNEAHYHERPNVWVDVGARWPWGPGRVELLELDAKHEGMDNIGAYYVFDTDRVDFKEAFTLNYRVVFSKQAPEDTATERVAQVEPESYLGKLRVNRRIAAGMPGSSSSAP
- the mdoH gene encoding glucans biosynthesis glucosyltransferase MdoH encodes the protein MHPDHFNQREDTSWRGALTALVAAIIGATAAAIVWRAATPFGATLADYVLAGLMFVLTSWIALWCTLATVGFVRLVLRGPEPTIEPPGADERIARTAVLMPIYNETVAEVIARVEAMRQSLARMGRGGDFDFFLLSDSTNPRRWLEEESLWLRMDRSAALPSVYYRHRRENSRRKVGNLHDFCVRWGKLYDYMLVLDADSLVEGAVMVELARRMDRDPALGILQTPPLPLGDGSILARGQQFVSRLCGPVLAEGLSWICGDGGNYWGHNAIIRTRAFMRHCGLSDLPGAKPLGGEVLSHDFVEAALMGRAGYKVRLATDLTASYETTPSTLPEYAQRDQRWCQGNLQHSRLVVSRGIPLSNRFHFATGVMAYGSSPLWLAFLLVSPLALMATEAAASAWLGLGLFGFVMAMLLLPRFYGIVLACNDTATIRGYGGEERLVASAAFEFLTSVLVAPVMMMLHTLFVVTTLRGETVEWASQDRSAEGVSWRQAWSLHKWHTMAGVLTAAASIYLSTTLAVWLAPIWLGLVLSAPMCVAISSRRLGLRARRWGLLAVPEESEPPAVVAAYERIVKSIEARGSSVDLLGFLSNAQTLEQHCRNLHETEQQAACDSVVAERLERLVASGRLEEATPLEERSALCDPDLLWRLHRKVWAARLKASQAASPILASHFDATSSPLPTHL